The nucleotide sequence TATATACTCAAACCAACCGCATCTCTCTGTCGCTTTAAAATCTGCATCACAGCCGCAGCAGCCAATATAGAGAAGTTGATCTTATTAAGATTATCTCTTTTAAAACCATTGACTTTTGGATAATGCATGGAAGAAGAGTTGTCTATAACTAAATGACATCTTAAGTTGGTCTCTTCTTCAAATCTTTTGGTGTATAATTTATCTGTTTTAGCATACAACTTCCAGTCTATATGTTTTGTACTTTCCCCATTATTGTACAATTTATGCTCGGCAAACTCTGCAGAAAAACCATGAAACGGGCTTTTATGCATTCCAGATACAAAACCTTCTACAATTTGCTTTGCCAGAAGTTCTAAATTGAATGCGTCATTTAATTCATTTACGTTTTGCTCTAAACCTTTTTTCATGGAAAATGATGGACTTCTTAATTAAGAATGATAATGAAAGGTAAAGAATATTTATAAATGAAAAAGACCTAACATAATTGCCAGGTCTTTTCAAAATATATCTATCTTCCTTTAGAAGATCTCTTTATATACTACAATAAAGCGTCTAATGCTTCTGCGTAAGTGTTCTTAGGAGCAACACCTACTTGACGCCCTACTACTTCCCCATTTTGAAAGATCAATACCGTTGGTATATTTCTTACTCCGTATTTTGCAGCAAATTCCTGGTTGGCATCTACATCCAATTTCCCTACAACTGCTTTTCCGTCGTAATCTTTACTTATATCATCAATAATTGGTCCTACCATTCTACAAGGTCCACACCATGCAGCCCAAAAATCGACCATTACTGGTTGCTCGCTTTTAAGCACCATTTCTTCAAAATTAGCATCTGTTATTTCTAAAGCCATAATTTTTATTTTTTCCGATTAATATGTAAAAATAGTCAAATATTTTGCCAAAACTTACACGTGTCATATTAGATTTAATTATGCTCGCATTGTAAGCCCCTATCTTATAAAGACCATTCAAATTAAGACGCACTGTATTTTCTACAAACAGCTTGAATGTACAATTTCTTTAAAATTAAGACGATTTTATTTTTCTAATTCAATTTATACATTACTTGCTCTCCTTCCAAAGCGTCAAGCAATTCTTGAGAAATCTTTACTTTTTGCTTTCTACTAGTCATATCAACCTTCACCATTTCCTTCATTTCATACACTATAAAATTAAGGCTATGATCTCCCCTATGAGCTCTAATAATCTCTTTTAGGTTTTCAATTTGTTCTTCTTTGATATGATTAATGTCTAGCTGAATAGTTAGTTTTCTAGCATAGATATCCATTACATCATGCAGCAATTGAAAGTTATTAAACTGAAGTCTAGGTTCACTTTTAGCGCCGGTATCTTTATTGGTCCAACCTTCCTTCACAAAAGCCTTTACATAGACAAAACCATTTGGGACTAAGAAATGCTGAAATCTCAAATATTCTTCTCCAAATATTCTGAATTCATAAGAGTCTAAATAGTCTTCTATTGTAAAAGCTGCCCATCCTTTCCCCATTTTTGAGGTTCTATGTTGCACATCTGAAACCACTCCTCCAAATGCCAATTCTCTGTTTACATAGGTAGAAAGATCTTTAAAGTCTGAAACCTGCGCATTGCAGAAATAATGGATCTCTGCTTTAAAATCGTCTAGAGGATGTCCGGAAATATAAATTCCGACCACATCTTTTTCTCGCTTCAATTTTCCCATGGTACCCCATTCTTCACATGGCGGAACCACTGGCTCTGGTATTTGAACATCACTGGCCTCACCAAATAAGCTTACCTGAGAAGAATTTTCACTTTCCTGAAATTTTGCAGCATACTTTATTACCTTCTCCAAAAAGGTAATTCCATCTCCCTCATCATGGAAATACTGAGCACGATGATTCCCAAAACCATCAAATCCCCCAGCCAATGCTAAACTTTCAAAAGCTTTTTTATTTGCTGAACGCAGATCTATTCTCTTGGCCATATCAAAAATAGACTTGTAGGGTCCGGACTCTGTTTTTCTATTCTCTACAATGGTAGCCACTGCTCCAGAACCAACCCCTTTAATTGCGCCCATCCCAAATCTCACCGCATACTCCTTATTTACCGAGAATTTGTAGTAAGATTCATTCACATCTGGCCCAAGAACTTTCAATTTCATCCGCTTACATTCTTCCATAAAGAAGGTAACCTGCTTAATATCATTCATATTATTAGAAAGTACTGCTGCCATGTATTCTGCAGGATAATGCGCTTTTAAATAAGCTGTTTGGTATGCTATCCAAGCATAACATGTAGAGTGAGATTTGTTAAAAGCGTAAGATGCAAAAGCTTCCCAATCTTTCCATATCTTCTCTAGAATCTCTCTTGGATGCCCTTTTGCCTCTCCTCCATCTAAGAACTTAGGCTTAAGAGTAGCCAACAAATCAACTAATTTCTTACCCATCGCCTTTCTCAACATATCTGCCTCACCTTTTGTAAAGCCTGCTAACTTTTGAGAAAGCAACATCACTTGCTCCTGATATACTGTAATACCATAAGTTTCCTTAAGATATCCCTCCATATCTTCAAGATCATACGCTATCTCTTCATCTCCATGTTTTCTAGCAATAAAGCTTGGAATATATTCCATTGGCCCCGGTCTGTACAACGCATTCATGGCAATAAGGTCATCAAAAACCGTTGGTTTTAATGCCTGCATGTGCTTTTGCATTCCAGGAGATTCATATTGAAAGATCCCTACCGTTTCTCCACGTTGGAAAAGCTCATAGGTTTTCTCATCATCTAGCGGAAAGTTATCGGGATCTAGATCTATATTATGTCTTCCTTTTACAATTTTGACAGTGTCTTTGATAAGGGTTAATGTTTTCAACCCCAAGAAGTCCATTTTTAATAGCCCTGCACTTTCTACTACAGAGTTATCAAATTGCGTAACATAAAGATCTGAATCTTTAGCTACAGATACAGGAACGAAATTGGTAATATCACTAGGAGTAATAATAACTCCACATGCGTGTATTCCCGTATTTCTTACAGAACCTTCTAAAATTCTGGCCTGATTTAAGGTTTGTGCCTCAAGATCATCACCATCGGCTATATTTAAAAGCTCTCGTACTTTATCCAGATCTTCACTTCTAAATTTCTTTTTTAATTCTTTTTCATCTACTCCAAAGATCTTTCCAAGCTTAGACATGTTTGGGATAAGCTTAGAAATTCGATCTGCCTCGTTCAATGGAAGATCTAATACCCGAGCAGTATCTCTAATAGAAGATTTAGCTGCCATGGTACCATACGTAATAATCTGTGCCACCTGATTTGCACCATATTTCTTAATCACATAATCCATTACCCGACTACGACCTTCATCATCAAAGTCAATATCTATATCGGGCATACTTACACGATCCGGATTTAAGAATCTCTCAAAAAGCAGATCGTATTTAATTGGATCTATATTGGTAATTGCTAAACAGTAAGCAACAGCACTACCCGCTGCAGAACCCCTACCGGGACCAACAGAAACATCCATTTGTCGAGCCGCTCTAATAAAATCTTCAACAATCAAGAAGTATCCAGGATATCCGGTTTTTTCAATTACAGACAATTCAAAATCCAATCTGGTCTTAATATCTTCAGTAATTTCACCATATCTCCCTTTTGCACCTTCATAAGTGAGGTGTTTTAAATAGGCATTTTCCCCTCTTTTTCCATCATCTACTGCATCTTCCGCAACAATAAATCGCTCTGGAATATCAAAGGCAGGTAAAAGTACATCTCTCGCTAACTCAAAAGGCTCAATTTTGTCTACCACCTCTTGAATGTTAGAGATCGCTTGTGGTAGATCTTTAAATAATGATTTCATTTCCAGATCAGATTTGAAATAGAACTCATTATTAGGAAGACCATACCTATAGCCTCTACCTCTACCTATAGGAGTAGCTTGCTTTTCTCCGTCTTTTACACACAACAAAATATCATGAGCATTAGCATCTGCCTGTGCTCTATAATAAGTATTATTGGTAGCTACTATTTTAACATTATGCTTCTTGGAAAATTGAAGCAAGACTTGATTTACACGATTCTCTTCTTCTAGATCATGACGCATCAATTCTATATAAAGGTCTTCACCAAAAGTTTCCTTCCACCATATCAAAGCTTCTTCTGCCTGATTTTCTCCAACATTTAAAATCTTTCCTGGAACTTCTCCATTAAGATTTCCAGTAAGTACAATGAGATCTTCTTTATATCTTTTTATTACTTCTTTATCTATTCTAGGCACATAGTAAAACCCATCTATATAAGCAGCAGACGCCATTTTTGCAAGGTTGTGATAACCTTTCTTATTTTTGGCAAGAATTACAATTTGATACCCGTTGTCTTTTCTGGTTTTATCTTTATGATCTTCACAAACAAAGAATTCACAGCCAAGAACTGCTTTTAACTCCTTTGCGTCTGCAGGTTCATTATTTGCTAATGCAGCTTCATTTTCTGCTCTTACAGCTTTATTGTAATTCCCTACTTCTTTTACGAAGTGGAAAGCACCCATCATATTCCCATGATCTGTCATTGCAACAGCAGGCATATTTTCTTCTCCTGCAGCTTTTACAAGATTAGGAATGCTTATCGTAGATTGTAAGATCGAGAACTGAGAATGGTTATGGAGGTGAGAAAATCGTACTTCATCTAGCTTTTCTAAATTTTCCTGTATCTCTTCTGTAGAAATTTCATCAACCCCATTTACCTTTTGGAGTCGTTCTCTAATTTTAGCAGAAGCCTTTTTAAGGTTGATGTGTTTTAAACCGATAAGCTGTATAGGCTGAGGATTGCTTTCAGAAAAATTCTGAAAATAATCTACAGGTACATCCAGCTCTTCTTTGGTATAAATTTCTTTTCTGATCAATTCCAAAAAACAACGCGTAGTTGCTTCTACATCTGCCGTTGCGTTGTGAGCTTCTGCAAAAGGTTCAGAAAATAACTCTTCGTGTAGTTCTGTAAGGGTAGGTAATTTAAATCTACCATATCTACCTCCCGGTAACTTACATAGCTCTGCAGTTTTTTCTGTACACGTATCCAACACCGGAAAATCTTGAAGAGAATTTTCCATTCCCTCTCGTAGAAATTCGGCTCCCATAATATTAAGGTCGAAACCTACATTCTGTCCAACTACAAATTTGGTTTTTTGCAGTGCAATGTTGAATTTTTCTAATACCTCTTGTAAAGAAATCCCTTCCTCCTGCGCTAATTCTGTAGAAATTCCATGAATTTTTTCCGCATCAAAGGGAATATTAAAACCTTCAGGTTTTACAAGATAATCCTGACTTTCTATAAGATTTCCCATTTCGTCATGCAGCTGCCATGCAATTTGAATACATCGAGGCCAATTGTCAAAATCGGTTAATGGAGCATCCCAGCGTTTAGGTAATCCGGTGGTTTCGGTATCAAAAATAAGGTACATTCTATAAGGGATATTTGGAGGTTATGCATTGATTATCAGAAATCAACAAAAAACCATGAAGTAAAACTAATCAGATTTAAAAATAAGAAAAAATTCATCTTCCTCTAGTCGTCCAACTTTCAATTTATTAACCAAATTTCCCAAAAATAAAAAACTCTTAGAAAAACACAGTGTTACTGCACTTTTCTAAGAGTTTTCTGGCTAACTCTAACTAACAATTTTATTTAACGGAAATTAATCTTTCCACTGCTCTAAAGACTTTACTTTATTTAATGCATCTGTAATAGAATTACGTTGTTTCATTAAAACATTCCCTGTTGATGATGGAATTTCTTCACTTTTCAACACTTCATTATATTCTTCTACCGCAGCTTTCTCTCCTCTAATAGCTTCTTCTAAAACTGCTTCTTCGTTATCTGATGATAATGATGTTTTAATATCCATCCATCCTCTGTGAATATCTCCTTTCAAACTAGTTCCTTTGTCCGGCTCTTGTCCAAAACTTTTGATCTCAGATTTTAATTCATGTCCAAAATCATATCTTTCTTTAGCACGTTGGTTAAAAAATTCTTTTAACTGAGGATTTTTTACGTTCTCTGCTGCCATTTGATATCCTTTTTCAGAATCATAATTTTTTTCTAGCAGACTATTTAATTTATTAGCAACATCTTCAGAATACTTCATAACTTTATTTTTTATTAAACATTTTTTCTTCTTCAAAATTACACTCTAAGCTTCGTATATCCAGGTTTTTAACAAGGTTTAGCACTGTTTAACTGGAATTAACAATCTGAAATAAAATATTTTAATTTCTCTTAAATTGCTGCCAAGAACCCTCTTTTAAAAAGCACAGCAGCCTATTTAAATAGACACAGGTATCTTTAGTTCAGAAAATTATGTTCTGAATAAATAAATATAGTATCTTTGCAGACTCATTAATAATGGAGGTCGAGAACCTCACAAATTAATTTTTATGCCTGTAAAAATAAGATTACAAAGACACGGTAAAAAAGGAAAACCTTTTTACTGGATTATCGCTGCTGATGCTAGAGCGAAAAGAGATGGTAAATACCTTGAAAAATTAGGGATCTACAATCCAAATACCAACCCTGCGACTATCGAATTAGATGTTAATGAAGCGGTAAAATGGTTACAGAACGGTGCACAACCAACAGATACTGCCCGTGCTATCCTTTCTTATAAAGGAGCTCTTCTTAAGAACCACCTTGCTGGTGGAGTTAGAAAAGGAGCAATTACTGAAGAGCAAGCAGATGAAAAATTCCAAGCTTGGTTAGATGAAAAAGAAGGAAAAGTTTCTAATAAAAAAGAATCTTTATCTAAAGAGCAAGAAGCTGCAAAGCAAAAAGCTCTAGAAGCTGAAAAAGAAGTAAATGCTAAGCGCGAAGCTGCTGCTAAAGAAGCTGCAGATGCCGCAACTGCTGAAGAAGCTGCTGCTAATGATGCTGAAGCAACTACAGAAGATGCTTCTACTGAAGAAAACAAAGAAGCTTAATTTAATTAACTAGCGATGCTTAAAGAAGAATGTTTCTATTTAGGAAAGATCGTTAGTAAATTTAGTTTCAAAGGGGAGGTATTAATTAAACTTGATACCGATGAACCCGAAGCTTACACAGAAATGGAATCAGTATTCGTTGATTACAACGATAATCTGGTTCCATTTTTTATTGAAAGAAGCTCTCTCCACAAAAGCGATTTGCTTCGCGCTAAATTTGAAGATGTAAATACCGAAGAAGATGCTGAAGATCTAATGAAATGTGATCTCTACCTTCCTCTCACCCTTCTTCCAGAACTAGACGGCGATAAATTCTACTTTCATGAAATTATTGGATTTACCGTTGAGGATATAGAATATGGTACCGTTGGAAAAATTGTTTCTATAAACGATAGCACTGCCCAATCTTTATTTGAGATCGAAAAAGACGGTAAAGAAGTTCTTATCCCTATGAACGAGGAATTCATAGAAAAGTTAGATAAAAAGAATAAGATCATATTCTTAAAAACTCCTGAAGGTCTAATAGATCTTTACTTAGATTAATTAGCTTGGAAGCTCCTTTTAAATTTAAAGAATTTAGTATTTCTCAAGACAGATGCGCCATGAAAATTGGTACAGATGGTGTTCTTTTAGGTGCTTGGACTCCTGTAGATAAAAATGTATTTTCTATACTTGATATTGGAACAGGAACTGGATTAATTTCATTGATGCTTGCGCAAAGAAGTTATGCAGATTTAATAGATGCTCTTGAAATAGATGAAAATGCTTATGAACAGGCGGTAGAAAATTTTGAAAATAGCCCCTGGGGAGATAGATTATATTGTTATCATGCAGGCTTTGATGAATTTGTAGAGGAGATGCAGGATGAAAAATATGACCTAATTGTAAGTAACCCCCCTTTTTATAATTCTAATCTTTCTGATAAAAAGACCTCTTCTAGAGAAATTGCAAGATTTCAAGATGCTTTGCCTTTTGAAGAATTAATTTCTGGAGCGTCAAAGTTACTTTCTGAAGAAGGAAAATTAAGCCTGATAGTGCCTGCAGATGAAGAAAGCAAGATCTTAGAGTTTGCTAAAGTTTGCAATTTATACCCCTCAAAGATCACCCGAGTGAAAGGCACTCCTACTTCTGAAATTAAAAGAAGTTTGATCTTATTGAGCTTTCAGCAGAAAGAAACTATACAAGATATATTGATTTTAGAGGAAAGCAGACATCATTATACTAAAGAATATCATAAAATGGTAGAACCTTTCTACTTAAAATTATAAGCTTTTAAATTGTTTGCTATTCTTGGGTTGGCTATTTTTGTGTACAAACCCACGATAAATGAAAGCCGACTTATTTCAAGCTCCTGATTACTACAATATTGACGATCTACTTACAGACGAACATAAAATGGTTCGTGATGCTGCTCGTGAATGGGTAAAAAGAGATGTTTCTCCTATTATTGAACAAGCTGCTCAAGAAGCAAAATTTCCAAAATCTATTATAAAAGGTCTTGCCAATATTGGCGCATTTGGACCTTACATCCCAGAAGAATACGGCGGAGCTGGTTTAGACCAGATCTCTTACGGACTTATAATGCAAGAAATTGAACGTGGAGATAGTGGCGTGAGATCTACGGCTTCTGTACAATCTTCTTTGGTGATGTATCCAATCTATGCCTATGGAAGTGAAGAGCAAAAGAAGAAATTTCTTCCTAAGCTGGCATCTGGAGAATTTATGGGAAGTTTTGGTCTTACGGAACCAGATCATGGATCTAATCCAGGAGGACTAGTTACTAATTTTAAAGACAAAGGAGACCACTATTTATTAAATGGTGCAAAATTATGGATCTCAAATTCGCCTTTTGCAGACATCGCTGTGGTATGGGCTAAGAATGAAGATGGTAGAATTCACGGATTAATTGTAGAACGCGGAATGGAAGGTTTTTCTACACCAGAAACCCACAATAAATGGTCGCTTCGAGCAAGTGCAACCGGAGAACTTATTTTTGATAACGTAAAAGTTCCAAAAGAAAACCTTTTGCCAAATAAAAGTGGATTGGGAGCTCCGCTAGGATGTTTAGATTCCGCTAGATATGGAATCTCTTGGGGAGCAATTGGAGCTGCAATGGATTGTTATGATACAGCGCTGAGATATTCTAAAGAAAGAATGCAGTTTGGAAAACCAATTGCCGGATTTCAATTACAACAGAAGAAATTGGCTGAAATGATCACAGAGATCACAAAAGCTCAACTCTTAGCATGGAGATTAGGTGTTCTTAAAAATGAAGGTAAAGCTACCTCAGCTCAGATCTCTATGGCTAAAAGGAATAATGTAGCTATGGCATTAAATGTTGCAAGAGAAGCCAGACAGGTACTTGGAGCAATGGGTATTACTGGAGAATACAGCATAATGAGACATATGATGAATTTAGAAAGTGTAATAACCTATGAAGGTACACATGATATTCATTTACTTATTACAGGAATGGATATTACCGGGATATCTGCTTTCAATTAAGAAATATTAAAACTTAAATACTAAAGGGTAAGTCTATACATAATGACTTACCCTTTTTTCATATCTCAATATTAAATCGCATTACGCTCTTGTTTCTATACTATTTAAAAGAGAGCTACAACAAGCGTTAAAAACGAATAAAAACACAGTTAATCATTTTAAAAGTAATAAGCTGCTAATTACTTTTGCATACTCTAAAGAAAGAAAATGATTCAGGATATAAATACGGCTTTAAAGCCACATACAGCACAATTATTAAATCATCCATTATATAATAAGATCACCAGACCGGAGCATTTACGATGTTTCATGGAACACCATGTGTTTGCAGTCTGGGATTTCATGTCTCTTTTAAAATCGTTGCAGGAAAAACTAACTAAAACATCTACTCCCTGGGTACCGGTTGGTAATCCTGAAATAAGATACCTCATAAACGAAATAGTTCTTGCAGAAGAGACTGATGTGAATATAGATGGCAATCATCAAAGTCATTTTGAGATGTATTTGGAAGCGATGGAAAGAAGTGGCGCCAGCAGAAAAAAGATTGAAGATCTTTTATTTCAGGTAACTCATGGTACAGATATTTTCCTGATTATCGCGGTAAGCGATCTTCCTCTTAGTATTAAACAATTTTTGAAATTTACTTTTGAAACTATTGCGGAAGGAAAACCACATAAAATTGCTGCAGCTTTCACCTTTGGAAGAGAAGGACTAATTCCAGATATGTTCACTTCCATTATTAAAAGTGTACAACAGAATTTTCCGGAAGAAGATCTTAAGCTCTTTAAGTATTATTTTGATAGACATATAGAACTAGACGCCGATGAACATGGGCCAATGGCTTTTAAAATGATAGAGGAACTTTGCAATAACGATCCTGAAAAATGGCAAGAAGTGATGGATATTTCTAAAAAAAGTCTGGAACACAGAATCGAACTTTGGGACGGAATAGAAAGTGAAATTTCAGAAACTATAGCAACTCATTAGAGAATAATCATAATCATAAGAAAGGGCAGGAAAATAGATTTTCTGCCCTTTTATTATTAAAACAAATTAATTTATTACTTCACTAATTCAAAAGATGTTCTTAAAGAATCGTCTGCAGAATTAGTTCCAACAAAAACTTCAAAATCTCCTAGTTCATAAACATGTTCTAAACTGGAATTATAAAATTTTAAATCTTCAACACTAAGCTCAAATGTTACAGTTTTCATTTCTCCTTTTTTGAGAAATATCTTCTGAAAACCTTTTAATTCTTTAACCGGTCTAGTAACAGAGCCAACAAGATCTCTTACATATAACTGCACAACCTCTTTTCCATCATAATTACCAGAATTGGTAATATCTACGCTAATCTTTAAGGTCTCATTCTCCGCAAGTTGCTCCGTACTCAGACTCAAATTCTTATAGCTAAAGGTGGTATAACTTAAACCATACCCAAATGGGTATAAAGGTTCATTTCGAACATCTAGATAGTTAGATCGAAATTTTACGAATTCCCCTTCTTTATTTTCTAGAGGTCTCCCGGTATTTTTATGATTATAATAAATAGGGATCTGACCTACATTTCTTGGAAAAGTTGCTGTGATCTTTGCCGATGGATTAACGTCACCAAACAAAACATCTGCCAGTGCATCTCCTGTTTCGCTCCCTGCAAACCATACATCTAAAATTGCAGGTACTGTTTTATCTTCTTCTGTTAGCACCAACGGACGTCCGTTAAAAAGCACCAACACTACAGGTTTTCCTGTTTTCACCAAGGCTTGTAACAGATCTCTTTGTGCCTTAGGAATAGAAATATCGGTACGACTACTGCTTTCTCCGCTCATTTCTGCGGCTTCACCAATTGCAGCGACAATAACATCAGATTTTGAAGCAATGGATACCGCTTCTTTTAACATCTCTTCATCAGACCTACCATCTCTTGGAATGTCTTTTCCAAAAGCAGTTCCTCGTGCTTCAAATTCTTTATCGTAAGACAAATTACTCCCCTTAGCATAAAGTACTTTAGCAGAATTTCCAACCGCAGATTTAATTCCATCCAATACAGAAACAGATTTATCTTGAGGAGTAGCTACGCTCCAAGTTCCGGCCATATTATTGCTGGCATTAGCCAACGGACCAACAACCGCAATAGTTCCTGATCTTTTAATTGGAAGAACATTATTTTCATTTTTAAGTAATACCATAGATTGAGAGGCTACTTCTCTGGCAAATATTCTATTTACGCTAGTGAAGATTTCAGAATCTGCTCGTTCTTTATCTGTATATCTATAAGGATCTTCAAAAAGTCCTAATTGGAACTTCGCTTCTAAAATTCTTCGAACCGCCGTATCTATGCTTTCTTCTGAAACTTTATCTTCTGAAAGCGATTTTTCTAATGTTGAAACAAATCCTTCTCCCACCATATCCATATCTACTCCTGCATTTAATGCTAAAGCAGCAACTGTTTGAAGATCACCCATTCCATGCGCTATCATTTCATTAATACCGGTGTAATCTGTCACCACAAATCCGTCAAAATCCCATTGATCTCTTAGCAAGTCTGTTAACAACCATTTATTACCTGTGGCAGGAATTCCATCTACTTCATTAAAAGAAGCCATCACAGTACCTACCCCAGCTTCTATCGCCGCTTTATAAGGAGGCAGATAATCGTTATACATACGAATTCTGCTCATATCTACTGTATTATAATCTCTCCCTGCCTCTGATGCGCCATACAAAGCAAAGTGTTTAACACAAGCAAGAATGGTATTGCTTTTACTAAGATCATCTTGCTGATACCCACGTACCATTGCTTTTGCAATTTCTCCACCTAAATAAGCATCTTCCCCATTCCCTTCTGAAACTCTCCCCCAGCGTGGATCTCTTGAAACATCTACCATTGGAGAAAATGTCCAGTTAATCCCATCTGCACTCGCTTCCATGGCAGCCATTTGTGCAGTTTTCTCTATCAATGCCATATCCCAAGAGGTAGACAAGCCTAAAGGAATTGGAAAGGTGGTTTCATACCCGTGAATCACGTCCATCCCAAAGATCAAAGGAATCTTTAATCGACTTTTTTCTACAGCTATCTTTTGAACTTCTCTTATCTTTTCAACTGTTTTAATATTGAATAAACCACCAATCTTTCCCTCTTCAATCTTCTTGGCGACATCTGTACTTTTAGCCTGCCCTGTAGTAAAATCGCCAGAAGAAGGTAGATTTAACTGTCCAAGTTTCTCTGTTAAAGTCATTACAGAGATCAGGGAATCTATCTTTCTGTTCATTTCAACTTTATCAGCTTTATACGCCGAGTAGTCTATGGTTGGCTTTTTGCTATTTAGTTTTTTTTCTTGAGCATTCATGGCAAAAGAACATCCACAAATTGCCAAAACAATTAATTTCTTTGCAAGTGTAGTGGGTTTATATAGGGTATTAATCATTTCCATCTTCTTCTATTTTTTTTCGATCTAGCCTATAGATCTTGACATTTATTCTATTTTTTCTGAGCTAATAACCACTCGTATAATGCAGGATTGTTATAAGTTTCTGTCCAACTATTGTGATTGGCTAATGGATATACTGTGTACTTTACATCATTACCAGCCTCTTTTAACGTCTTAACCATTTCATTACTATTGGTTGGAGAAACCACATCATCTAAGGCACCATGAAACACCCAAATCGGCATTTTTTGGATATGAGAGATGTTTCTGTATATAGGTCTATAAATGGCACCACAAACCGGAGCCATCGCAGCAAAAAGCTCAGGATATTCTCCTCC is from Gillisia sp. Hel1_33_143 and encodes:
- a CDS encoding acyl-CoA dehydrogenase family protein; this translates as MKADLFQAPDYYNIDDLLTDEHKMVRDAAREWVKRDVSPIIEQAAQEAKFPKSIIKGLANIGAFGPYIPEEYGGAGLDQISYGLIMQEIERGDSGVRSTASVQSSLVMYPIYAYGSEEQKKKFLPKLASGEFMGSFGLTEPDHGSNPGGLVTNFKDKGDHYLLNGAKLWISNSPFADIAVVWAKNEDGRIHGLIVERGMEGFSTPETHNKWSLRASATGELIFDNVKVPKENLLPNKSGLGAPLGCLDSARYGISWGAIGAAMDCYDTALRYSKERMQFGKPIAGFQLQQKKLAEMITEITKAQLLAWRLGVLKNEGKATSAQISMAKRNNVAMALNVAREARQVLGAMGITGEYSIMRHMMNLESVITYEGTHDIHLLITGMDITGISAFN
- a CDS encoding DUF3050 domain-containing protein translates to MIQDINTALKPHTAQLLNHPLYNKITRPEHLRCFMEHHVFAVWDFMSLLKSLQEKLTKTSTPWVPVGNPEIRYLINEIVLAEETDVNIDGNHQSHFEMYLEAMERSGASRKKIEDLLFQVTHGTDIFLIIAVSDLPLSIKQFLKFTFETIAEGKPHKIAAAFTFGREGLIPDMFTSIIKSVQQNFPEEDLKLFKYYFDRHIELDADEHGPMAFKMIEELCNNDPEKWQEVMDISKKSLEHRIELWDGIESEISETIATH
- the bglX gene encoding beta-glucosidase BglX is translated as MEMINTLYKPTTLAKKLIVLAICGCSFAMNAQEKKLNSKKPTIDYSAYKADKVEMNRKIDSLISVMTLTEKLGQLNLPSSGDFTTGQAKSTDVAKKIEEGKIGGLFNIKTVEKIREVQKIAVEKSRLKIPLIFGMDVIHGYETTFPIPLGLSTSWDMALIEKTAQMAAMEASADGINWTFSPMVDVSRDPRWGRVSEGNGEDAYLGGEIAKAMVRGYQQDDLSKSNTILACVKHFALYGASEAGRDYNTVDMSRIRMYNDYLPPYKAAIEAGVGTVMASFNEVDGIPATGNKWLLTDLLRDQWDFDGFVVTDYTGINEMIAHGMGDLQTVAALALNAGVDMDMVGEGFVSTLEKSLSEDKVSEESIDTAVRRILEAKFQLGLFEDPYRYTDKERADSEIFTSVNRIFAREVASQSMVLLKNENNVLPIKRSGTIAVVGPLANASNNMAGTWSVATPQDKSVSVLDGIKSAVGNSAKVLYAKGSNLSYDKEFEARGTAFGKDIPRDGRSDEEMLKEAVSIASKSDVIVAAIGEAAEMSGESSSRTDISIPKAQRDLLQALVKTGKPVVLVLFNGRPLVLTEEDKTVPAILDVWFAGSETGDALADVLFGDVNPSAKITATFPRNVGQIPIYYNHKNTGRPLENKEGEFVKFRSNYLDVRNEPLYPFGYGLSYTTFSYKNLSLSTEQLAENETLKISVDITNSGNYDGKEVVQLYVRDLVGSVTRPVKELKGFQKIFLKKGEMKTVTFELSVEDLKFYNSSLEHVYELGDFEVFVGTNSADDSLRTSFELVK